The Providencia sp. PROV188 genome includes a region encoding these proteins:
- the phoR gene encoding phosphate regulon sensor histidine kinase PhoR, with the protein MLERLSLKQLIWGLFLFILPALILSVFIGHLPWLLVISLLAALIWHGYNLLKLSDWLWLDRSMLPPDGKGGWEPIFYGIYQMQQRNRKRRRELGQLIKRFRSGAESLPDAVVIMTTEGNIFWCNRHAQQLLGFRWPEDNGQHIFNLLRYPDFSRYFTVKNYDQALTIELNSGEIVEFRILPYASDQLLMVARDVTEKRRLEKARRDFFANVSHELRTPLTVIQGYLEVMDDQEGTSPMNKKALSVMQEQTHRMDNLVKQLLQLSRIEVAPQINLDEQINMPVILKMIEQEAISLSQGRHEFEFSIDEKLRVHGNEEQLRSAVANLVYNAINHTPDGTKIKVKWQRTSNGAQFSVSDNGPGIPAEHLPRLTERFYRVDKARSRQGGGGTGLGLAIVKHAIQHHSSQLSVTSQVGKGSEFSFTLPPVFIVSDKKVNTLSAK; encoded by the coding sequence GTGCTTGAACGCTTATCCTTAAAACAGCTGATTTGGGGGCTGTTTTTATTTATTTTACCCGCATTGATACTGTCTGTTTTTATTGGGCATCTTCCGTGGCTATTAGTGATTTCACTGCTCGCAGCACTCATTTGGCACGGATATAACCTGCTAAAACTTTCAGATTGGCTCTGGTTGGATAGAAGTATGCTGCCGCCGGATGGCAAGGGGGGATGGGAGCCGATATTTTATGGCATCTATCAGATGCAGCAGCGCAACCGTAAGCGTCGCCGTGAATTAGGTCAGTTGATTAAGCGCTTTCGCAGCGGAGCTGAATCCTTGCCTGATGCGGTGGTAATTATGACCACCGAAGGCAATATTTTCTGGTGTAACCGCCACGCTCAACAGCTTCTAGGCTTTCGCTGGCCTGAGGATAACGGACAGCATATTTTTAACTTGCTACGTTATCCTGATTTTAGTCGTTATTTCACCGTGAAAAACTATGACCAAGCACTGACGATTGAGCTTAATAGTGGCGAAATTGTTGAGTTTCGGATCTTACCATATGCGAGTGATCAGCTTTTGATGGTGGCTCGAGATGTGACTGAAAAACGCCGTCTAGAAAAAGCACGTAGAGACTTTTTTGCTAACGTGAGCCATGAGTTACGTACGCCATTGACCGTTATCCAAGGCTATCTTGAAGTTATGGATGACCAAGAAGGCACTTCACCGATGAATAAAAAAGCGTTGTCGGTGATGCAAGAACAGACTCATCGAATGGATAACCTAGTGAAGCAATTGCTGCAATTATCCCGTATAGAGGTTGCCCCTCAAATTAATCTAGACGAACAGATTAATATGCCGGTCATTCTCAAGATGATTGAACAAGAAGCGATTAGCTTAAGCCAAGGGCGGCACGAGTTTGAATTCAGTATTGATGAAAAACTTCGAGTTCATGGAAATGAAGAGCAGCTACGAAGCGCGGTTGCTAACTTAGTGTATAACGCCATAAACCATACGCCAGATGGTACGAAAATTAAGGTGAAATGGCAGCGAACCAGTAATGGTGCCCAGTTTAGTGTGAGTGACAATGGTCCGGGAATTCCAGCCGAGCACCTTCCTCGCTTAACAGAGCGTTTTTATCGTGTGGATAAAGCGCGTTCAAGGCAAGGTGGCGGCGGAACAGGATTGGGCTTAGCGATTGTTAAGCATGCGATTCAGCATCATAGTAGCCAGCTCTCAGTAACCAGTCAGGTTGGTAAGGGCAGTGAGTTTTCATTCACATTACCGCCAGTGTTTATTGTGTCAGACAAGAAAGTGAATACATTAAGCGCGAAATAA
- the sbcD gene encoding exonuclease subunit SbcD: MRIIHTSDWHLGQYFFTKNRTAEHQHFLRWLIEQVKQYQVDALIVAGDVFDTGAPPSYARELYNQFIVDLQKTGCQLVILSGNHDSVSVLNESSALLRYLNTHVITSNSESPVITLKDKQGNPNGLVCAIPFLRPRDIQVSIAGQSSEEKQLSLQNAIHEHYQSCYQKAVEQRTELNLDIPIIATGHLTVVGAELTDSVREIYIGTLDAFPSGAFPPADYIALGHIHRPQLIGGQAHIRYSGSPIALSFDESQQQKSVCLVEFNQHQFANVTLLPIPVFQPLLSLKGSLKELQKQLMALPVKENELPIWLDIEVATQDYLGDIQQRIEALTQELPVEVVRLRRARQAQTGQNLTPQNETLNELTAEEVFTRRLTEESLEDKALEQRLLQLFKQSYANLRNEQGE, translated from the coding sequence ATGCGCATCATCCACACTTCAGACTGGCATTTAGGTCAGTATTTTTTCACTAAAAACCGAACTGCTGAACACCAACACTTTTTGCGTTGGTTAATAGAACAAGTCAAACAGTACCAAGTGGATGCCCTGATTGTGGCTGGTGATGTCTTTGATACTGGCGCTCCGCCAAGTTATGCGCGCGAACTCTACAACCAGTTTATTGTTGATTTGCAAAAAACAGGCTGCCAATTAGTTATTTTGAGCGGTAACCATGATTCTGTCTCTGTTTTGAATGAATCCAGCGCGTTATTACGTTATTTAAATACTCACGTCATCACATCAAACAGCGAGTCCCCAGTCATCACATTGAAAGATAAACAAGGGAACCCTAATGGGCTGGTGTGTGCGATCCCCTTTTTACGACCACGAGATATCCAAGTCAGCATTGCAGGGCAAAGCAGTGAAGAGAAACAACTTTCATTACAAAATGCCATTCATGAACACTACCAAAGCTGTTACCAAAAAGCCGTTGAGCAACGTACTGAACTGAACTTAGATATCCCGATTATTGCCACGGGGCATTTGACCGTTGTTGGTGCAGAGCTGACAGACTCCGTGCGTGAGATTTATATTGGCACATTGGATGCTTTTCCTTCCGGCGCATTCCCACCTGCGGATTATATTGCACTAGGGCACATCCATCGCCCTCAACTGATTGGTGGGCAAGCACATATTCGCTACAGTGGTTCTCCGATTGCACTTAGCTTTGATGAATCACAACAACAAAAAAGTGTCTGTTTAGTGGAATTTAATCAGCACCAATTTGCCAATGTTACTTTACTACCAATACCCGTTTTTCAGCCACTATTGAGTTTAAAAGGCTCTTTGAAAGAACTACAAAAACAATTAATGGCCTTACCTGTCAAAGAAAATGAGCTCCCTATTTGGTTAGATATTGAAGTCGCCACTCAAGATTATCTAGGAGATATCCAACAACGTATTGAAGCTCTTACTCAAGAACTCCCTGTTGAAGTTGTTCGCCTACGCCGAGCGCGGCAGGCGCAGACTGGTCAAAACCTCACTCCACAGAATGAAACATTAAATGAACTGACCGCCGAGGAAGTCTTTACTCGACGACTTACAGAAGAGTCATTGGAAGACAAAGCGTTAGAACAGCGTTTATTGCAGCTGTTCAAGCAATCCTACGCCAACTTGCGCAATGAACAGGGGGAATAA
- the phoB gene encoding phosphate regulon transcriptional regulator PhoB, with product MARRILVVEDEAPIREMVCFVLEQNGFQPTEADDYDSAIAQLVDPLPDLVLLDWMIPGGSGIQVIKHMKRDSATRDVPVMMLTARGEEEDRVKGLEVGADDYLIKPFSPKELIARVKAILRRISPMATEDIIEMNGLVLDPTSHRVTSKEIPIDMGPTEYKLLHFFMTHPERVYSREQLLNYVWGANVYVEDRTVDVHIRRLRKALELDGHDKMVQTVRGTGYRFSVRY from the coding sequence ATGGCAAGACGCATTCTAGTCGTTGAAGATGAAGCGCCCATCCGAGAAATGGTTTGTTTTGTATTGGAACAGAATGGTTTTCAGCCCACAGAGGCTGATGATTATGATTCTGCAATAGCGCAATTGGTTGATCCACTTCCTGATTTAGTGTTGTTGGACTGGATGATCCCCGGTGGTTCCGGTATCCAAGTCATTAAACATATGAAGCGTGATAGCGCCACGCGTGATGTCCCCGTGATGATGCTAACTGCAAGGGGCGAAGAAGAAGATCGCGTGAAAGGATTAGAAGTGGGGGCGGATGATTATTTAATCAAACCATTTTCACCAAAAGAATTGATAGCTCGAGTTAAAGCCATTTTACGACGTATCTCTCCAATGGCGACAGAAGACATTATTGAGATGAACGGGTTAGTTCTTGATCCTACTTCTCATCGCGTTACCAGCAAAGAAATTCCCATTGATATGGGGCCTACCGAATACAAGTTACTTCACTTCTTTATGACCCATCCAGAGCGAGTATATAGCCGCGAACAGTTACTCAACTATGTTTGGGGCGCAAACGTGTATGTGGAAGACAGAACGGTGGATGTGCATATTCGTCGTTTAAGAAAAGCGTTAGAGTTAGATGGGCATGATAAGATGGTGCAAACGGTTCGTGGTACTGGCTACCGCTTCTCTGTTCGCTATTGA
- a CDS encoding SbcC/MukB-like Walker B domain-containing protein, translated as MKILSLRLKNINSLKGEWKIDFTEEPFASNGLFAITGATGAGKTTLLDAICLALYHQTPRLGAISKSKNELMTRHTSECLAEVEFEVKGVAYRAFWSQRRANNKPNGNLQDAKAELATVADGQIIAEKISEVREKIVQITGLDFGRFTKSILLSQGDFAAFLNATEKERADLLEEITGTEIYSQISVYIFNQHKQAKTDLDILRAQAGSINLLTEAEHQELVEKQQQYSAQEQQLNQNKNRHQQALTWHQQHQQLVQNTQRLQIAQQQALQQYQAAEPRLHKLAQSAPAEALRPDWLAVQSLQTQLDEQTQKQQRTTLLLETAQKQRLPLVAQYTHAQSEQNQYKDWVQKTTAMIDNEVRPLDNLLTQLNQQKVQLDLQLNQLNGEYLQKKSSVENIQQKILHANNELNKTQLFLQEHQNDAQIVAQLGSWQQQGKFIYELTERLTQNQQKQKAIHQEWQTLQQVQQQKAKESQQAQSHLEEQHSRFNQLEKQFQEYKEKHNIEEIKAAISQQQEPLQHAKILPVLLTQHEEKQLQLQSQTQLQNQLSESINQLSQQITITQDRLTQLQPQRQILEQKLQLEQKIVSLEHERQQLIKGTPCPLCGSLDHPALASYQAVIPNETQQQLAMLVTQIETEKQKFTELQALLQADKRHQQDNELAQKQLQEQFNNLNRQWLKACEQALTPELAKNASAVEQFLIELQEKLTAQQTIINEFAQLERQYQDAKNQYYEQQTQAKQLFSELSLLDEKLKHHSQQLEENQAEQQSLQQRLEQQVQQLTASLAPFNLILPSQAQFNTWLQEIEQRGQYYEAQKNTFLQITKNIDVDTATLAAETANAQQLTQQLSAQQQQLEQLNQQIEQKNMQRQNLLDGQTVAVFVQKMQEKQAQYTHQVDSLSEKISEIDKNIAVLNGSAQELDHQLKQLSQRQLAAHTQFVAALSSSPFDTQEQFLNALLPTEEKIELEQLKQRVTQQRLEAETRYQESQSAIANHEQQRLVEFTEFSVEKIQQALEQLESQIKILNQQQGQIINQLERDQQQRHQQRELLNKIEQSQLSYDDWSYLNTLIGSAEGDKFRRYAQGLTLDCLVSLANQQLDKLHGRYLLQRSHLANLELQVIDGWQGDSIRDTKTLSGGESFLVSLALALALSDMVSHRTQLESLFLDEGFGTLDAETLDIALDALESLNASGKTIGVISHVEAMKERIPVQIAVKKTNGLGFSELPSHYRVS; from the coding sequence GTGAAAATCTTAAGCTTACGCCTGAAAAACATTAACTCCCTAAAAGGTGAATGGAAGATTGATTTCACAGAAGAGCCTTTTGCCAGCAATGGGTTATTTGCCATCACAGGCGCAACTGGCGCGGGAAAAACCACGTTATTGGATGCCATCTGCCTTGCACTGTACCACCAAACTCCACGGTTAGGCGCGATATCAAAAAGCAAAAATGAGTTAATGACCCGCCACACGAGTGAATGTTTAGCTGAAGTGGAATTTGAAGTTAAAGGCGTCGCTTATCGCGCATTTTGGAGCCAACGCAGGGCAAACAATAAACCCAATGGTAACCTGCAAGACGCAAAAGCTGAGCTAGCAACCGTCGCTGATGGGCAAATCATTGCAGAAAAAATCAGTGAAGTGCGTGAAAAAATTGTGCAAATCACCGGGCTAGATTTTGGGCGTTTCACTAAATCCATTTTGCTCTCTCAAGGGGATTTTGCCGCCTTTTTAAATGCGACCGAAAAAGAGCGAGCCGATTTACTGGAAGAAATCACTGGCACCGAAATTTACAGCCAGATTTCGGTGTATATTTTTAACCAACATAAACAAGCTAAAACCGATCTCGATATTCTGCGGGCGCAAGCCGGTAGCATTAACTTACTCACTGAAGCTGAACATCAAGAACTCGTTGAAAAACAGCAACAATATTCAGCGCAAGAACAGCAACTGAATCAGAATAAAAACCGCCATCAACAAGCGCTAACATGGCACCAGCAACATCAACAATTGGTACAAAATACCCAGCGATTACAGATTGCACAGCAGCAAGCTCTACAACAATATCAAGCCGCCGAACCCCGCTTACATAAGCTGGCACAAAGCGCCCCAGCAGAAGCCTTACGCCCAGATTGGTTGGCAGTACAAAGCTTGCAAACTCAACTCGATGAACAGACCCAAAAACAGCAGCGCACCACATTACTTTTAGAAACCGCTCAAAAGCAGCGCTTACCATTGGTCGCCCAATACACTCACGCTCAGTCGGAGCAAAATCAATATAAAGATTGGGTACAAAAAACCACGGCGATGATTGATAACGAAGTGCGACCACTCGACAATTTGCTTACGCAGCTTAACCAGCAAAAAGTCCAATTGGACCTGCAATTAAATCAACTAAATGGAGAATATTTACAGAAAAAATCGAGTGTAGAAAATATTCAGCAGAAAATTCTTCATGCCAATAATGAGTTGAATAAAACCCAGTTATTTCTGCAAGAACACCAAAATGACGCCCAGATTGTCGCGCAACTCGGAAGCTGGCAACAGCAAGGGAAATTTATTTATGAACTCACAGAACGCCTAACCCAAAATCAGCAAAAGCAGAAAGCTATCCACCAAGAATGGCAAACCCTACAACAGGTTCAGCAGCAAAAAGCCAAAGAGTCTCAACAGGCTCAAAGCCATTTAGAAGAGCAGCATTCTCGCTTTAATCAGCTCGAAAAGCAGTTTCAGGAATATAAAGAAAAGCACAATATCGAGGAAATTAAAGCAGCAATTTCACAGCAGCAAGAACCTTTGCAGCATGCGAAAATACTACCTGTTTTACTGACTCAACATGAGGAAAAACAGCTACAGTTACAGTCACAAACGCAGTTGCAAAACCAACTTAGCGAATCTATCAACCAATTGTCGCAACAGATTACCATTACGCAAGATAGACTGACTCAGCTCCAGCCGCAACGGCAAATTTTGGAGCAAAAACTTCAGCTAGAACAAAAGATTGTCAGCTTAGAACATGAACGCCAACAGCTCATTAAAGGGACTCCATGCCCTCTTTGTGGCTCATTGGACCACCCTGCTTTAGCATCATATCAAGCCGTTATACCCAATGAGACTCAGCAACAACTGGCTATGCTGGTCACTCAAATTGAAACTGAAAAACAAAAATTTACTGAGCTGCAAGCCTTATTGCAAGCAGACAAGCGCCACCAGCAAGATAACGAATTGGCTCAAAAACAGCTACAAGAGCAGTTCAACAACCTGAATCGTCAATGGCTGAAAGCATGTGAGCAAGCACTTACACCTGAACTAGCCAAAAACGCATCTGCAGTAGAACAATTTCTCATTGAATTACAAGAAAAGCTTACCGCTCAGCAAACCATCATCAATGAATTTGCACAATTAGAGCGTCAGTACCAAGATGCTAAAAACCAATATTATGAACAGCAAACCCAAGCTAAACAGCTGTTTTCTGAGTTATCTCTCCTTGATGAGAAACTTAAGCATCACTCCCAGCAATTAGAAGAAAACCAAGCTGAGCAGCAATCTCTGCAACAACGCTTAGAACAACAAGTACAGCAGCTTACGGCCTCGCTGGCGCCATTTAATCTCATTCTTCCAAGCCAAGCACAATTTAATACTTGGCTACAAGAGATTGAGCAACGCGGGCAATATTATGAAGCACAAAAAAACACCTTTCTGCAAATCACCAAAAATATTGACGTTGATACGGCTACGCTTGCAGCTGAAACAGCTAATGCTCAGCAATTAACTCAGCAACTTTCTGCTCAACAGCAGCAATTAGAGCAATTAAATCAGCAAATTGAACAAAAAAATATGCAACGCCAGAATCTGTTAGATGGTCAAACAGTTGCTGTTTTTGTCCAAAAAATGCAAGAAAAACAAGCTCAATACACACATCAAGTTGATTCACTTTCAGAGAAAATTAGCGAAATAGATAAAAATATTGCTGTACTCAACGGAAGTGCCCAAGAACTTGATCACCAATTGAAGCAACTAAGCCAACGACAGTTAGCCGCTCACACTCAGTTTGTTGCTGCACTCAGTAGCAGCCCTTTCGATACTCAAGAGCAGTTCCTTAATGCCTTACTGCCGACTGAAGAGAAAATTGAGCTGGAGCAGCTTAAACAGCGAGTCACTCAACAGCGGCTGGAGGCGGAAACTCGCTACCAAGAAAGCCAGTCAGCCATAGCAAATCATGAGCAACAGCGTTTAGTGGAATTCACTGAGTTCTCTGTGGAAAAAATTCAGCAAGCTCTCGAACAACTAGAGAGCCAAATCAAGATATTGAACCAGCAACAAGGGCAAATCATTAACCAGCTTGAGCGTGATCAGCAGCAACGTCACCAGCAGCGTGAGTTATTGAATAAAATTGAACAGAGCCAATTAAGCTACGATGATTGGAGTTATCTCAATACCTTAATCGGCTCCGCCGAAGGGGATAAATTCCGTCGCTATGCTCAAGGGCTAACTCTAGACTGTTTAGTCTCGCTCGCTAACCAACAACTCGATAAATTACATGGTCGTTATTTGCTACAGCGTAGCCATTTAGCCAACCTCGAGTTGCAGGTTATTGATGGTTGGCAAGGGGATAGCATTCGCGATACGAAGACCCTTTCAGGGGGGGAAAGTTTCTTAGTCAGTCTCGCCCTAGCCCTTGCACTCTCTGACATGGTGAGCCATCGAACACAATTAGAGTCACTCTTTTTAGATGAAGGTTTCGGTACGCTAGACGCTGAAACTTTAGACATCGCCCTAGATGCATTAGAGAGCCTAAATGCATCAGGAAAAACCATTGGTGTGATTAGCCATGTAGAAGCGATGAAAGAACGAATTCCTGTACAAATTGCAGTGAAAAAAACTAACGGACTCGGCTTTAGTGAACTTCCAAGTCACTATCGTGTTAGTTAA